One genomic region from Nocardia vinacea encodes:
- a CDS encoding WD40 repeat domain-containing protein, whose amino-acid sequence MVGGWAGGLDPAEIRTREEFAAALSALRVAAELTVRQTVELSGCPQGTLSGWFAGQHVPTDGNEKMFRAVLAVCGIDARAEQEPWLTAVRRVRGTTGRRRRDDESPYRGLEPFRFDDAGWFFGRAELTAELVGKVDVLLRSRGRPRIMFVIGASGSGKSSLLSAGLLPALQEEGLTAGVALPGTHPLDALRELEETEVVVLDQFEETWTQCGDEVQRAAFLEAIADHQGTRTVFVLGLRADFYRHAAEESVLHDALAANAVLVRPLSSGGVREVIVEPARKAGWTVDGDLVQLLLLELAPHGSRAAHDAGALPLLSHALLQTWQRGTRRRMTVLDYNAVGRIGGAIQRSADAVYSDLTTPQRQIARRTFLRLVTIDEESVTRRRVHRSELFFDDDTAADVNAVIDRFCAQRLLTCEEETVEITHEAIIGAWNRLSDWVDSDRGGLIVHRRLTHATQVWHDSGCDPGELLGPARLPLAQEWASTGGHHRDLNQRERDYLAASSVEQQAAILAQRRRTRILQRLVAALATASVVALVLALAAYTQQQSAAQARDDAMSRQIALQAVRLRDKDPALSAQLALAAYRVEPTLEARSALLDSSAVHTPVRFVGEHEGRTVVTTDSRGTLLAIGAVDATVSLNQVSGGITPATEVGQIPAPAGPPGPQPMVLEIGPGDDVLVRITAGRIELWNIADPRAPHLLSTVESSGVTYTGVAFSPDRRQLAAGTTDTGLARWDIADPAHPVALPTLVLPAGSPVVAFSPDGTMLAAAGPEASVRIWRHSGTDAEQVFDRARDGSTAQALALRFSPDSKTLVAGGRSREVLRWRLDDPAAPTELPRLRGFDSYINDLIFSPDGSRLAAGSSDHSTRIWNTTTESIEPELILPNLAIVVSVRYALGGRMVVTGDETGVAHLWPLPGPLLRGAQSTIYQTPIERTGTRFLTGTGAGDSRPRIWDITDPATPIDYPVLGVGDDEKTCGAVAFSADGSRAAIGTRTGHIYLWDVRDPRQPHRLGQPIDAVEGIVAAIAFSPDGSVLAVVGQDNPIATVWNLTDPNTPQPIAALDLKKALPNLVAIDSTGTLLAIATTDDVVRIWDIRERGRPPRELPSLKGFDNDVASVAFSPQNQVIVAGSTDHTARLYDLSDPENPRNLGTLDGPPDPIITVNFSPDGRYVVGGGEGSDIWIWDVIDPDRPRRVAVLTAYTGRVNDAGYALGGQLLIGAGPDKVVRLWATDPDRVADALCDSGSTGLSSVEWQRYLPGVPSRPLCSTR is encoded by the coding sequence GTGGTAGGAGGGTGGGCCGGGGGGCTCGATCCCGCGGAAATTCGAACTCGCGAAGAATTCGCCGCTGCGCTGTCGGCCTTGCGCGTCGCGGCGGAGCTGACTGTCCGTCAGACCGTGGAACTTTCGGGATGTCCGCAGGGCACGCTCAGCGGATGGTTTGCGGGACAACATGTTCCGACCGACGGCAATGAGAAGATGTTTCGCGCGGTACTCGCCGTCTGCGGCATCGACGCACGGGCGGAACAGGAGCCCTGGCTGACCGCGGTCCGTCGGGTGCGCGGTACCACCGGGCGTCGCCGCCGCGATGACGAGAGTCCGTATCGGGGGCTGGAGCCGTTCCGATTCGATGATGCCGGTTGGTTTTTCGGACGCGCCGAACTCACCGCGGAATTGGTGGGCAAGGTCGATGTACTGCTGCGCTCGCGGGGGCGACCGCGCATTATGTTCGTCATCGGTGCGTCGGGATCCGGCAAATCCTCCTTGTTATCGGCGGGTCTGTTGCCCGCGCTGCAGGAGGAGGGACTCACCGCCGGTGTCGCGCTGCCGGGCACACATCCGCTGGACGCACTGCGTGAACTCGAAGAGACCGAGGTCGTCGTACTCGATCAGTTCGAGGAGACCTGGACCCAATGCGGGGACGAGGTGCAGCGGGCCGCTTTCCTGGAGGCGATCGCCGACCACCAGGGCACCCGAACGGTTTTCGTGCTCGGCCTGCGCGCTGACTTCTACCGGCACGCCGCCGAGGAATCGGTACTGCACGATGCGCTGGCCGCGAACGCGGTGCTGGTCCGGCCGCTGAGCAGTGGTGGCGTCCGCGAGGTCATCGTCGAACCGGCGCGCAAAGCGGGCTGGACCGTGGACGGAGACCTGGTGCAGTTGCTGCTGCTCGAACTCGCACCGCATGGCTCCCGCGCGGCACACGATGCGGGTGCCCTGCCGCTGCTTTCGCACGCACTGTTGCAGACCTGGCAGCGCGGCACCCGGCGGCGGATGACCGTCCTCGACTACAACGCGGTGGGACGGATCGGGGGAGCAATCCAACGCAGCGCCGACGCAGTCTATTCCGATCTCACCACCCCGCAACGTCAGATCGCGCGCCGCACCTTCCTGCGATTGGTGACCATCGACGAGGAGAGCGTGACCCGTCGGCGGGTGCATCGTTCGGAACTGTTCTTCGACGACGACACCGCCGCCGACGTCAATGCCGTGATCGATCGCTTCTGCGCCCAGCGCCTGCTCACCTGTGAGGAGGAGACCGTCGAGATCACCCACGAGGCCATCATCGGCGCGTGGAACCGATTGTCGGACTGGGTGGACAGTGATCGCGGTGGCCTCATCGTGCACCGCAGACTCACCCACGCCACCCAGGTCTGGCACGACAGTGGTTGCGATCCGGGCGAATTGCTCGGCCCGGCAAGGCTGCCGCTGGCGCAGGAGTGGGCGAGCACCGGCGGTCACCACCGCGACCTGAATCAGCGCGAACGCGACTATCTCGCCGCCAGCTCCGTCGAACAGCAGGCCGCGATCCTTGCCCAGCGCCGCCGCACCCGCATCCTGCAGCGGCTGGTCGCGGCACTGGCGACGGCCTCGGTGGTTGCCCTCGTGCTTGCACTGGCGGCCTACACCCAGCAGCAGAGTGCCGCGCAGGCGCGCGATGACGCGATGTCCCGGCAGATCGCATTGCAGGCGGTTCGATTGCGGGACAAGGATCCCGCATTGTCGGCGCAACTCGCCTTGGCGGCCTATCGGGTCGAGCCGACGCTGGAAGCGCGTTCGGCGCTATTGGATTCGAGCGCCGTGCACACTCCGGTGCGGTTCGTCGGGGAACACGAGGGGCGCACGGTCGTCACCACCGATTCTCGCGGCACGCTGCTGGCCATTGGTGCCGTGGATGCGACGGTCAGTCTGAACCAGGTGAGTGGCGGCATTACCCCGGCGACCGAGGTCGGTCAGATCCCGGCACCCGCGGGACCGCCGGGGCCGCAGCCGATGGTGTTGGAGATCGGTCCGGGTGACGATGTCCTCGTCAGGATCACCGCCGGGCGGATCGAGCTGTGGAATATCGCGGATCCGCGTGCACCGCATCTGCTTTCGACCGTGGAAAGTTCCGGAGTCACCTACACCGGTGTGGCATTCAGCCCGGACCGACGCCAACTCGCCGCGGGCACCACCGATACCGGCCTGGCCAGATGGGATATCGCCGATCCCGCCCACCCGGTCGCCTTGCCCACGCTCGTCCTGCCGGCCGGTTCGCCTGTTGTGGCATTCAGCCCGGACGGCACAATGCTGGCCGCGGCGGGACCCGAAGCGTCGGTGCGGATCTGGCGTCACAGTGGAACCGATGCAGAGCAGGTCTTCGACCGCGCTCGAGACGGTTCCACCGCGCAGGCGTTGGCGCTGCGGTTCAGCCCCGACAGCAAAACCCTTGTCGCGGGCGGCCGATCGCGGGAAGTGTTGCGCTGGCGCCTCGACGATCCGGCCGCACCCACCGAGTTGCCCAGATTGCGTGGATTCGACAGCTACATCAACGATCTGATCTTCAGCCCCGACGGATCCCGACTCGCCGCGGGCAGTTCCGATCACAGCACCCGCATCTGGAATACCACCACCGAATCGATTGAGCCCGAGCTGATTCTGCCGAATCTCGCGATCGTCGTCTCGGTGCGCTACGCGCTCGGTGGACGCATGGTCGTCACCGGTGACGAGACCGGCGTGGCACACCTGTGGCCGCTGCCCGGCCCGCTGCTGCGCGGTGCCCAGAGCACCATCTATCAGACACCGATCGAGCGCACCGGCACCCGATTCCTCACCGGAACCGGCGCGGGCGACAGTCGTCCCCGCATCTGGGATATCACCGATCCGGCCACACCGATCGACTACCCGGTGCTCGGGGTAGGCGATGACGAAAAGACCTGCGGTGCCGTTGCGTTCTCCGCCGACGGCTCCCGCGCCGCCATCGGCACCCGCACCGGCCACATCTATCTCTGGGATGTCCGTGATCCCCGTCAGCCGCATCGGCTCGGGCAACCGATCGACGCGGTCGAGGGCATAGTGGCCGCGATCGCCTTCAGCCCCGACGGATCCGTACTCGCGGTCGTCGGACAGGACAATCCGATCGCAACGGTGTGGAACCTCACGGACCCGAACACCCCACAGCCCATCGCCGCCCTCGATCTGAAAAAGGCGTTGCCGAATCTGGTCGCCATCGACTCGACCGGCACCCTGCTCGCCATAGCAACCACCGATGACGTCGTTCGCATCTGGGACATCCGCGAGCGCGGCCGACCGCCGCGGGAACTGCCGTCGCTCAAAGGTTTCGACAACGACGTGGCCTCGGTAGCCTTCAGCCCGCAGAATCAAGTCATCGTCGCGGGCAGCACCGACCACACCGCCCGACTCTACGACCTGTCCGATCCTGAAAACCCCCGCAACCTCGGCACGCTCGACGGGCCGCCCGACCCGATCATCACGGTGAACTTCAGCCCCGACGGCCGCTACGTTGTCGGTGGCGGTGAGGGCAGCGATATCTGGATCTGGGATGTCATCGATCCGGATAGGCCACGCCGCGTCGCCGTGCTGACCGCATACACCGGCCGGGTCAACGACGCGGGCTACGCACTGGGCGGCCAACTGCTCATCGGCGCCGGTCCCGATAAGGTCGTGCGGCTGTGGGCGACCGATCCGGACCGTGTCGCCGATGCGCTGTGCGATAGCGGCAGCACCGGACTGAGCTCGGTCGAGTGGCAGCGCTACCTACCCGGGGTGCCATCCCGACCGCTCTGTTCGACACGCTGA
- a CDS encoding lysophospholipid acyltransferase family protein, protein MSHDHSGAADSGDRRSGDSSLAASGLSDGAPLSVSLTDTDMRVLDTLLAPLRAWTSPRFYGLENIPAEGPVLLVGNHNLMGGIDAPLLLPEVLRRRGRLIRGLAENVLINVPGIRQLLHHFGTVRGNRRNCLALLARGEAVIVFPGGGREAVRRKNEKYVLKWEGRSGFAHMAIEAGAPIVPVAMIGVDDAYDIVFDGDHPVMRPLRWAVEALGLNRDLTPPLIRGIGPTGIPRPERFYFSAGAPIDPTPWRDAPDMHAAAVELRDVVRKELEEELKFLFSERDRDPGRTLFGRLRSLF, encoded by the coding sequence ATGTCGCATGACCACTCCGGTGCGGCCGATTCGGGTGATCGGCGCTCCGGTGATTCGTCGCTCGCCGCGTCGGGGCTGAGTGATGGTGCGCCACTGTCGGTTTCGCTCACCGATACCGATATGCGGGTGCTCGACACACTGCTCGCGCCGCTGCGTGCGTGGACGAGTCCGCGGTTCTACGGCCTGGAGAATATTCCGGCGGAGGGGCCGGTGCTGCTGGTCGGCAACCACAATCTGATGGGTGGTATCGATGCACCGCTGTTGCTGCCCGAGGTGTTGCGCAGGCGCGGTCGACTGATCCGCGGGCTGGCCGAGAATGTGCTCATCAATGTGCCCGGCATTCGTCAACTGCTGCACCACTTCGGCACGGTGCGCGGCAACCGCCGCAACTGCCTGGCGCTGCTGGCCCGCGGCGAGGCCGTCATCGTGTTCCCGGGCGGCGGTCGAGAGGCGGTGCGCCGCAAGAACGAGAAGTACGTCCTCAAGTGGGAGGGTCGCTCCGGCTTCGCGCATATGGCGATCGAGGCGGGCGCGCCGATCGTGCCGGTGGCGATGATCGGTGTCGACGATGCCTACGACATCGTTTTCGACGGCGACCATCCGGTCATGCGACCGCTGCGCTGGGCCGTCGAGGCGCTCGGCCTGAACCGGGACCTGACCCCGCCGCTGATCCGCGGCATCGGACCGACCGGCATCCCGCGTCCCGAGCGCTTCTACTTCTCCGCCGGTGCGCCGATCGATCCGACGCCGTGGCGTGATGCGCCCGATATGCATGCCGCCGCGGTGGAACTTCGTGACGTAGTGCGCAAGGAGTTGGAGGAGGAACTGAAGTTCCTGTTCAGCGAGCGCGATCGTGATCCGGGTCGCACCCTGTTCGGTCGACTGCGCAGTCTGTTCTGA
- a CDS encoding alpha/beta hydrolase: protein MTEQALGQEHTFGTSAFATTSDGRRLHYMVRGTVGPTVVFESGMGFSRSIWGLVQPVVAERVRAVVYDRAGSGRSDDDPNPRTLTRMADDLAAVLAELGDGPFILVGHSWGGPIVRVAATADPARIQGIVLVDQSDENCELYFLPSAEKRYAMTRALLPKLARSGLYRLLGSRIGGKQPADIAADHRAEDFTPRAARTMLAEQDQFSAGLRNLRDQPHELGMVHVSVITGTKLPRLDKTTRTALTAAHRRTAAAFPNGRLVEAERSGHLIMFTEPDLIVDEILRIADNAG, encoded by the coding sequence GTGACGGAGCAGGCCCTCGGGCAGGAGCACACCTTCGGTACGAGCGCATTCGCGACCACATCCGATGGCCGTCGACTGCACTACATGGTGCGCGGAACCGTCGGGCCGACCGTGGTTTTCGAATCGGGTATGGGTTTCTCCCGGTCGATCTGGGGGTTGGTGCAGCCGGTCGTGGCCGAGCGTGTACGCGCCGTTGTCTACGATCGTGCCGGGAGCGGTCGCAGCGATGACGATCCGAACCCACGCACCCTCACCCGGATGGCCGACGACCTCGCCGCGGTGCTGGCGGAGCTGGGGGATGGTCCCTTCATCCTCGTCGGACACAGCTGGGGCGGCCCCATCGTCCGGGTCGCCGCGACCGCGGATCCGGCCCGCATCCAGGGAATCGTGCTGGTCGATCAGAGCGACGAGAACTGCGAACTGTATTTCCTACCCTCGGCGGAGAAGCGGTACGCGATGACCAGGGCCCTGCTGCCCAAACTCGCTCGCTCGGGTCTCTACCGCCTGCTCGGTAGCCGGATCGGCGGTAAACAGCCCGCCGATATCGCCGCCGATCACCGCGCCGAGGATTTCACCCCGCGTGCCGCGCGCACCATGCTCGCCGAACAGGACCAATTCAGCGCAGGTCTGCGAAACCTCCGCGACCAGCCGCACGAGCTCGGCATGGTGCATGTCAGCGTCATCACCGGCACGAAACTTCCGCGACTCGACAAGACCACCCGAACCGCACTGACCGCCGCCCACCGCCGCACCGCCGCCGCCTTCCCCAACGGCCGACTCGTCGAGGCCGAGCGCTCGGGTCACCTCATCATGTTCACCGAACCCGATCTGATCGTCGACGAAATCCTCCGCATCGCGGACAACGCCGGTTAG
- a CDS encoding acyl-CoA dehydrogenase family protein: MERTLFEPEHELFRESFRKFLDQHVAPNHAKWEEQGIVDRAVWLEAGKQGFLGMAMPEEYGGGGVKDFRYNAIVAEESVRGQYSGLGFALHNDVIAPYLVELANDEQKQRWLPGFCSGEIITAIAMTEPGTGSDLQGIKTRAVRDGDDWILNGAKTFITNGINSDIVIVVAQTDPEKGAMGFSLLVVERGMPGFERGRNLDKLGLKAQDTAELSFTDVRVPGKNLLGTEGMGFIHLMNNLPQERLSIAVMAAAAMEACLEMTIQYVRDRKAFGKPIGALQNTRFVLAELATKTTAVRVLVDRFIEDLNAGKLSVEDAAMAKWWSTEEQLYLIDRCLQLHGGYGYMKEYPIARAYMDARVQTIYGGTTEIMKEIIGRSLKLS, translated from the coding sequence GTGGAGCGCACACTGTTCGAACCCGAACACGAGCTGTTCCGGGAGTCGTTCCGCAAGTTTCTCGATCAGCACGTCGCGCCGAATCACGCGAAGTGGGAAGAGCAGGGCATTGTCGACCGCGCGGTCTGGCTCGAGGCCGGTAAACAGGGATTCCTCGGCATGGCCATGCCGGAGGAGTACGGCGGCGGCGGGGTCAAGGATTTCCGCTACAACGCGATCGTCGCCGAGGAGTCGGTGCGCGGCCAGTATTCCGGCCTCGGCTTCGCCCTGCACAACGATGTAATCGCGCCTTATCTGGTCGAACTCGCCAACGATGAGCAGAAGCAGCGCTGGCTGCCCGGCTTCTGTTCCGGCGAGATCATCACCGCCATCGCGATGACCGAACCGGGCACCGGCTCCGACCTCCAGGGCATCAAGACCCGCGCGGTCCGTGACGGCGACGACTGGATCCTCAACGGCGCCAAGACCTTTATCACCAACGGCATCAACTCCGATATCGTCATCGTGGTCGCCCAGACCGATCCGGAGAAGGGCGCGATGGGCTTCAGCCTGCTCGTCGTGGAACGCGGCATGCCCGGTTTCGAACGCGGCCGCAACCTCGACAAGCTCGGCCTCAAGGCGCAGGACACCGCCGAACTGAGCTTCACCGATGTTCGCGTTCCGGGTAAGAACCTGCTCGGCACCGAGGGCATGGGCTTCATCCACCTGATGAACAATCTGCCGCAGGAACGCCTGTCGATCGCCGTCATGGCGGCCGCGGCCATGGAAGCCTGCCTGGAGATGACCATCCAGTACGTGCGTGATCGCAAGGCCTTCGGCAAGCCGATCGGCGCCCTGCAGAACACCCGCTTCGTGCTGGCCGAACTGGCCACCAAGACCACCGCCGTCCGCGTCCTGGTCGACCGCTTCATCGAGGACCTCAACGCGGGCAAGCTGTCTGTCGAGGATGCCGCCATGGCCAAGTGGTGGAGCACCGAGGAGCAGCTCTACCTCATCGATCGCTGCCTGCAGTTGCACGGCGGGTACGGCTACATGAAGGAATACCCGATCGCCAGGGCCTACATGGACGCCCGCGTCCAGACCATCTACGGCGGCACCACCGAAATCATGAAGGAAATCATCGGGCGTTCGCTGAAACTGAGCTGA
- a CDS encoding alpha/beta hydrolase family protein, translating into MAGTRVRMAAVAGVAAVLVGFPAASGGFLASAAPVADPVITSGKLLASLSSTDGSYVADVAVRDNRNLTLQVYSAAMGKNIEIQVQRPADTSVPRPTLYLLNGAGGGEDSATWQAQTDAAQFFDDKDVNVVTPVGGKWSYYTDWRGTDPELGVNMWKTFLAEELPPLIDSGLGANGTNAIAGLSMSGTSVLQLPIAAPGLYKSVAAYSGCAQISDPVGYNFVNAVIAAGGGHSANMYGPQGDPMWAANDPYMHADQLRGLNLFISDGTGIPGQWDTLNGQHALPGAGGLANQVAVGGALEAATNYCTHNLQTRLNQLGIPATYDFQPTGTHSWGYWEDALKASWPVLAQGLGLPA; encoded by the coding sequence ATGGCTGGAACGAGAGTACGTATGGCGGCGGTAGCGGGTGTAGCAGCAGTTCTGGTGGGATTTCCAGCCGCATCGGGTGGCTTTCTCGCGTCCGCGGCTCCCGTCGCCGATCCGGTCATCACGTCCGGCAAACTGCTCGCCTCGTTGAGCTCGACCGATGGCTCGTATGTCGCCGATGTCGCGGTGCGCGACAACCGCAATCTGACCCTGCAGGTGTACTCGGCCGCCATGGGTAAGAACATCGAGATCCAAGTGCAGCGCCCGGCCGATACCTCCGTACCGCGCCCGACGCTGTATCTGCTCAATGGTGCGGGCGGCGGCGAGGATTCGGCGACCTGGCAGGCGCAGACCGATGCCGCGCAGTTCTTCGACGACAAGGATGTGAATGTGGTCACCCCGGTCGGCGGCAAATGGAGCTACTACACCGACTGGCGCGGCACCGACCCTGAGCTCGGCGTGAACATGTGGAAGACCTTCCTCGCCGAAGAATTGCCCCCGCTCATCGATAGCGGACTCGGCGCGAACGGCACCAATGCGATTGCGGGCCTCTCGATGTCGGGTACTTCGGTACTGCAATTGCCCATCGCCGCACCGGGCCTCTACAAATCGGTGGCCGCCTACAGCGGTTGCGCGCAGATTTCCGACCCGGTCGGCTACAACTTCGTGAACGCAGTTATCGCTGCGGGCGGCGGTCATTCGGCGAATATGTATGGACCGCAAGGTGATCCGATGTGGGCCGCGAACGACCCGTACATGCATGCCGACCAACTGCGTGGCCTGAACCTGTTCATCTCCGACGGCACCGGTATCCCCGGCCAATGGGACACTCTCAACGGCCAGCACGCCCTGCCCGGCGCCGGCGGCCTCGCCAACCAGGTCGCCGTCGGCGGCGCACTCGAAGCCGCAACCAACTACTGCACACACAACCTGCAGACCCGCCTGAACCAACTCGGCATCCCCGCCACCTACGATTTCCAACCCACCGGCACCCACTCCTGGGGCTACTGGGAAGACGCGCTGAAGGCGTCGTGGCCCGTGCTCGCGCAGGGGCTGGGATTGCCTGCCTAG
- the dapF gene encoding diaminopimelate epimerase, with protein MEFTKGHGTENDFVVLPDPEVRLDLTPDRVAALCDRRRGLGADGVLRVARAGTLRDAGVLAEIPEGIADTDWFMDYRNADGSIAEMCGNGVRVFAHYLAAKGLESRTEYVVGSRAGARPVTVHSGGPADGEVTVGMGIVRELGSSNATIGGWALPGIGIDVGNPHLACVDANLSVDALAKLDLTVAPGFDPDLFPQGVNVEILTGLVDGAVDMRVYERGVGETRSCGTGTVAAAAAALAADGFRIATDTGEARVRVLGGAVTVRLAEGAAWLRGPSVLVATGRIAEDWWSSHSPS; from the coding sequence ATCGAGTTCACCAAGGGCCACGGCACCGAGAACGATTTCGTGGTGCTGCCCGATCCGGAGGTCCGACTGGACCTGACGCCGGACCGGGTCGCCGCGCTGTGCGATCGTCGCCGCGGACTCGGCGCGGATGGTGTGCTGCGGGTGGCGCGCGCGGGCACGCTGCGGGACGCGGGTGTGCTTGCCGAGATTCCCGAGGGTATCGCCGATACCGACTGGTTCATGGACTACCGCAATGCCGACGGCTCGATCGCCGAGATGTGTGGCAACGGCGTGCGGGTATTCGCGCACTACCTGGCGGCAAAGGGGCTCGAATCGCGTACCGAGTACGTCGTCGGTAGTCGCGCGGGGGCGCGTCCGGTCACGGTGCATTCCGGTGGGCCTGCCGATGGCGAGGTAACCGTGGGGATGGGCATCGTTCGCGAGCTCGGTTCCTCGAACGCGACCATCGGTGGTTGGGCGCTGCCCGGCATCGGCATCGACGTCGGCAATCCGCACCTGGCCTGCGTCGATGCGAACCTGTCCGTGGACGCGCTCGCCAAACTCGATCTCACCGTCGCACCCGGCTTCGACCCGGATCTGTTCCCGCAGGGCGTGAATGTCGAGATCCTGACCGGATTGGTCGACGGCGCGGTCGATATGCGCGTCTACGAACGCGGCGTCGGCGAAACCCGTTCCTGCGGAACCGGAACCGTCGCTGCCGCGGCGGCCGCGCTGGCCGCCGACGGTTTCCGCATCGCCACCGACACCGGTGAGGCGCGCGTCCGGGTGCTCGGTGGTGCGGTCACCGTCCGCCTCGCCGAGGGTGCGGCTTGGTTGCGCGGACCGTCGGTGCTGGTTGCGACGGGTCGGATTGCCGAAGACTGGTGGTCGTCGCATTCACCGAGCTGA
- the hflX gene encoding GTPase HflX produces MRRSGWTADPTVGEMQLDERSSLRRVAGLSTELTDITEVEYRQLRLERVVLVGVWTTGTATQAEASMAELAALAETAGSEVLEGLIQRRDKPDPATYIGSGKADELRAVVLETGADTVICDGELTPAQLTALEKVVKVKVIDRTALILDIFAQHATSSEGKAQVSLAQMEYMLPRLRGWGESMSRQAGGRAGGNGGGVGLRGPGETKIETDRRRIRERMAKLRREIREMKTARDTKRARRTSSGIPSVAIVGYTNAGKSSLMNALTGAGLLVQDALFATLDPTTRRAELDDGREVVFTDTVGFVRHLPTQLVEAFRSTLEEVTGADLLLHVVDGSDSLPAEQIKAVREVITDVIKQSGSPAPAELLVVNKIDAVDPVELTRLRAMLPDASYVSAHKGTGITELRERLAEVLGGLDVEISVLLPYTRGDLLARIHADGRITTSEHEEGGTRVRARVPHALAAALSPFAHAGGSSEPDGAGSPDADGVAH; encoded by the coding sequence ATGCGGCGGTCCGGGTGGACCGCTGATCCGACTGTCGGCGAGATGCAGCTCGACGAGCGCTCCTCGCTGCGGCGTGTCGCGGGTCTGTCGACCGAGCTCACCGATATCACCGAGGTCGAGTACCGCCAGCTGCGACTGGAGCGGGTCGTGCTCGTCGGGGTCTGGACCACGGGCACCGCGACACAGGCCGAGGCGAGCATGGCCGAACTGGCCGCACTCGCCGAAACCGCGGGTTCGGAGGTGCTGGAAGGACTGATCCAGCGTCGCGACAAGCCGGATCCGGCCACCTATATCGGTTCCGGTAAGGCCGACGAACTGCGCGCCGTGGTACTCGAAACCGGCGCCGATACCGTGATCTGCGACGGTGAACTGACCCCGGCCCAGCTGACCGCGCTGGAGAAGGTCGTCAAGGTCAAGGTGATCGACCGGACCGCACTGATCCTGGACATCTTCGCCCAGCACGCCACCTCCAGCGAGGGTAAGGCGCAGGTATCGCTGGCCCAGATGGAATACATGCTGCCGCGACTGCGCGGTTGGGGTGAGTCCATGTCCCGGCAGGCCGGTGGTCGCGCGGGCGGCAATGGCGGCGGTGTGGGTCTGCGTGGTCCGGGTGAGACCAAGATCGAAACCGATCGTCGCCGCATTCGCGAGCGAATGGCCAAGTTGCGCCGCGAGATTCGCGAGATGAAGACCGCACGCGATACCAAGCGGGCCCGTCGCACTTCCAGCGGCATCCCGTCGGTCGCCATCGTCGGCTACACCAACGCGGGCAAATCCAGCCTGATGAACGCGCTGACCGGCGCGGGTCTGCTGGTCCAGGACGCACTGTTCGCGACCCTGGATCCGACCACCCGCCGTGCCGAACTGGACGACGGCCGCGAGGTCGTCTTCACCGATACCGTCGGATTTGTGCGGCATCTGCCGACTCAGTTGGTCGAGGCGTTCCGGTCCACCCTGGAGGAGGTCACCGGCGCGGATCTGCTGCTGCACGTGGTCGACGGCTCTGACTCGCTACCCGCTGAACAGATCAAGGCGGTCCGCGAGGTGATCACCGATGTGATCAAGCAGTCGGGGTCACCGGCGCCGGCGGAGCTGTTGGTGGTCAACAAGATCGATGCGGTCGACCCGGTCGAGCTCACTCGGCTGCGCGCGATGCTGCCCGACGCGTCCTACGTTTCGGCGCACAAGGGCACCGGCATCACCGAGCTGCGCGAGCGCCTTGCCGAGGTGCTCGGCGGCCTCGACGTCGAAATCAGTGTGCTGCTGCCCTATACCCGTGGCGATCTGCTCGCCCGCATCCACGCGGACGGCCGCATCACCACCTCCGAGCACGAGGAGGGCGGCACCCGGGTGCGCGCCCGCGTTCCGCACGCACTGGCGGCGGCGCTGTCACCGTTTGCGCACGCCGGCGGATCGTCCGAGCCGGACGGTGCGGGTTCGCCCGACGCCGATGGTGTCGCGCACTGA